A stretch of Apteryx mantelli isolate bAptMan1 chromosome 24, bAptMan1.hap1, whole genome shotgun sequence DNA encodes these proteins:
- the LOC136994113 gene encoding olfactory receptor 5B21-like has protein sequence MRNCSTCSMVVATHMLKMFMLDTVSLLEDVPQIIRCLYRNLKYVRELAAWVALNRTLCQLDSSNPDEVIVSLLTAVTMWKVMTAKPTAATDMLRELLSLLEDQLLRKQSSPDRDNTHILSLPHTGGVWYFFLGNLSSLEICYSSTILPRLLASLLTGNKTISVHGCIAQFYFFGGFAAAECYLLAMMSYDRYLAICQPLLYASLMTWKVCFQMAAGSWLMGFLIPTAVTPFLAQLKFCRPEAIDRFFCGLTPLLELACSDTRKVRLVAFIFGFLDVVLPFLFTLASYMCIIAAILRIPSSVGRQKAFSTCSSRLTVVTVFYGTLIIVYMLPRTPRLRQLNKVFSFFYTVLTPLVNPLIYSLRNREVREALREALRKALAFTQSS, from the exons atgaggaactgcagcacctgcagcatgGTGGTGGCTACCCACATGCTAAAAATGTTCATGCTGGACACTGTCTCTctgctggaagat GTGCCACAGATCATAAGGTGCCTCTACAGGAACCTGAAGTACGTCAGGGAGTTGGCAGCCTGGGTCGCCCTAAACAGGACCCTTTGCCAGCTGGATTCCTCGAACCCTGATGAGGTGATCGTGAGcttgct cactgctgtgaccatgtggaaggtgaTGACGGCTAAGCCCACGGCTGCGACGGacatgctgcgggagctgctgagcttgctggaggacCAGCTGCTGCGCAAGCAGTCCAGCCCCGACAGGGACAACACCCACATTCTTTCCCTGCCT CACACTGGGGGTGTGTGGTACTTCTTCCttggcaatctgtcctccttggagatctgctacagctccaccatcctgcctcgACTGCTGGCCAGCCTCCTGACCGGGAACAAGACCATCTCTGTTCATGGTTGTATtgctcagttctatttctttggcggttttgcagctgcagagtgttacctgctggccatgatgtcctacgatcggtacttggccatatgccagcccttgctctatgccagcctcatgacctggaaggtctgttTCCAGATGGCGGCTGGGTCTTGGCTAATGGGATTCCTTATCCCTACAGCAGTGACTCCTTTCTTGGCCCAGCTGAAGTTTTGCCGCCCCGAGGCAATAGACCGCTTCTTCTGTGGTCTTACCCCattgctggagcttgcctgcagtgacaccaggaaGGTCAGGCTCGTTGCTTTCATATTCGGCTTCTTGGATGTGGTCCTCCCCTTTCTGTTCACGCTGGCCTCCTacatgtgcatcatagctgccatcctgaggatcccatccagcgtgggcaggcagaaggccttctccacctgctcctctcgcCTCACcgttgtcactgttttctatggcaccctcatcattgtctacatGCTGCCCAGAACCCCCCGGCtaaggcagctcaacaaagtgttctcctttttctacaccgtcctcacgcccctggtcaatcccctcatctacagcctgcggaacagggaggtcagggaggccctcagaGAAGCGctcaggaaagctctggcttTCACCCAGAGCTCATAG